The Capsicum annuum cultivar UCD-10X-F1 unplaced genomic scaffold, UCD10Xv1.1 ctg82994, whole genome shotgun sequence genome contains the following window.
taatagataatttACTATCTTATCTCCATTTTATCCGTGttattgaatattatttattatttaatacattttaaaatattaaatttattatatttaaagaataatagtaaattattcatattatctattatttcttaaaaaatgtATCAAGTCAATAGTGAACAAGCAAATATGTATGGAGGCGGTAAAAGTTTTTAGTTAAACTTGTAACGTTAAAGAGAAGGCTGCCATCAAGATTGAGGATTAATGCAGataagaaatagagaaaatataataacttaaaataatctCTCACACGAAGGAGGGTGTAAGCCCCTCTCTTATTTGCACAAAGAAGCACACTTGATTTATTAGAAGGAAATGAAACAAACACACCACCAGCAGGATGgttcaatttaatttttagtagcACATATGAAATCCTTGGTGGCGCCAATTAAAGCTGTTGCCTTTGAGGGTTCAAACCCTTCAATAGCATGATAACCATCTCCAAAGAGCTTGAAAGTTTTTATGCCTTTCTCTTCCATAAAATTTGCAAAGTTGTGTGCGTTATCAACCAGAGGATCTTCAGAGACACCAGTTACAAGAACCGCCCAGCCTCGTGCGACCATATCATCTACATGCTTTGACCCTCTATTAAGAAATGGATTGGAatattcatgatcatgatcaaGTGTCCCTTTTGGCAGGGACAAGTCGAACATCTTGTCAATTGCGTGTAATGGCAAAAGTTGATCATCCTTTAGCTTCTCTTCAGATTTTGTCCTGTTTTTTCCACTGAAATATGGTTGATGCAAAATTAGCCCTTTGATCTTCACTGGTTCTAGTTCTTTATATGCCGTAGCTGCTACTCGTAACCCTATATGAATGTAGGGGTGATAAAATTAGGTCATAAAATCACGAATCATCCAATTTGCGAACTCTAAACGGAATCTAAACTAATCTCCTTTGTAAGAGTAatgaacataaatatatactGAACTGAACAAATTAAATTTAACCATGTGTTCGTATGGaggataatatttttatatttcctCGTGTTTGATtaatcaaaaaatttgaaaaataaaatttcttcagAAACAAGCTTCTTAAAAATATGGTAAAGAAAATGACACTAGTAATAAAAGTAGAGAATAAGAAAGTTTATATTATCTCTTCTCCGCTCTAA
Protein-coding sequences here:
- the LOC107867696 gene encoding probable carboxylesterase 120, whose product is MAYHAGLRVAATAYKELEPVKIKGLILHQPYFSGKNRTKSEEKLKDDQLLPLHAIDKMFDLSLPKGTLDHDHEYSNPFLNRGSKHVDDMVARGWAVLVTGVSEDPLVDNAHNFANFMEEKGIKTFKLFGDGYHAIEGFEPSKATALIGATKDFICATKN